The DNA sequence CTCTTCGTAAGCTGGAGAGCTCATCCGAAACCGGGCGGATATCAGTGGAGTATAAATTTAACTTGGAAGGTAGGGTAGGGGAATCTGCATCCATGAGGCCGCCACCGCCATTCATGACATCTCTAAGGCGTTGTTGCTCATAATAAAGCACTTGAACCACGGTTTGAACAGGAAGGCGTTCATTCTGAGCAGCATGTGCACAGGCCTCCCGAGATAGTTTCTGACAGTCCATCAAGCTGCAAACTTTCTTTCTCTCCAAGTCGCCTAATGCAGGATGAGCCTGTAAAGTGCAAACAGAAAGGTGGATTGATAAGGCTACTAGATTTCAGATTTCTTTGCTTCGTTTCTTCTTATAATTTGAGAAGACATCTTTGATCACCACCTAATTAGCGTCTAAACCTTTTGATCAAGAAAATAAGCACCTAAAGCAATCTTTTAGTTTGAATAAAGTACTTTATAAGGTCTATATCATATTTAATCGTTTGAGATGCTTAAAGAAGCTGCAGTAAGCTTAAAGCGACCATGTTGTACAAGAAGGAATTTGAAAGTGAGAGATTGCACCTTTAGGTAGATATCTATGGCTCTATAGATCCCATCTTCTGTCACCCTCGGTTGTTCTGGGATGAGTTCACCAAGACCAATGAACCTTGAAACAGATAAGTTTCGATCAGTGGCTATTTCAGCAAGGTAGTTCTCCATTAGCTTCACAACCCGTTCCAAGTCACTTGGTGGAGGAGAAACATACTCATCTTCTGCATTGTAGATCAAGCGGTTCCCATCGATTTCATATTCAAGGAAATTCATCAGGATCCGCTGCACTGTATCCACGTCAAACAATGTGTCCCCGGTAAAGGAATACGAAGGAATCAAGAGGTCATCCAAAACAGCGTGGCCTAATTGCATGCCCATCCTCTTCTCCAAATCAAGCCGGCAAGCAACTGTTGTCTCAAGAAATATTGCAGCTCGAAGCAGCATAGAGAGAAAGCTTAAAGACATTGCCTTCTTTTCCCTCGGCAAAAGACTTACTATTGTTTCTAATACAACCCTCTTCTCGTGTTCTTGTGATGGCTCAATTTTCTTCCTTCCCCTTCCAAAGATTTCCTATACCAAATTGGAATTGAGGTTAGCCACAAAACCACAGAAGTGGAACAATTTTGATGTATTTAGAGTAGGATCTCACCAAACCTCGCAGAGATTTCTGTGcatagagcattagtattggaccGAGAGCATATTGTTTAAAACCTCTAGCCATCATTGCAATCAGAACTCGGTGAAAGATATCAATTCTAAGAACAGTTAAATCCTCAGCCCACCAATCAAGAATGGCCTTTGAGTGAGAgactgaagaagaaatgataCCCTCGTTGACACCCTCAGCCCTTCTTGACGTGCAGAATTGACTCTCTTTGCAGGCTATATATGCAATGGCATCTATGCATCGGCTCACCAGTTTTACTCTCTCTGCTATTGGAAGGAGGTTTTGTGACACATGTAAAACGGAAACCGCCCCTGCGAGGCTCGTGAGCGTCACTTCATTCAAGTAGGCTTCAGTTCTTCCCACTAAGTTTCCAACAGCGTAGTCCTCAGTCATCTCTAGATACTCTGCCACGCATCGTAGTGCAGCAATATTTTCTGTTGTTATCTCAAAATTTATGCCATAGCAGAATTTAGCTGCAAGCTCGAATGCATCTGCCCCGCCCGGGAGTTTATGGAGTTCAATGACAGAATGCTCAGCATCACTAGACTCAGATACCAGTTTCCTTATGTATCCACACTTTGAGACTAATGGAAACTGCAATGGAAGTAAGTAATAAAcagaaaaactcaataaaactgTGCATTAAAATGGAATTCTATGTTAGATTCATGTTGTTTGGAGTTATAAAGGTCATAAAAACAGCAGAAGGAATACAAGCTAGGCCATCGAATACGCTTCTGTTATCATGTTCTGCTTCAACTACCGAGTATTTTTCCTATTATTGAATCTGTAAGATAATCCGGTACTTGAAACTGTAAAGCAGGAATTAGGATTGGATTTTACCTTATGCAAGGAAAAAGAGCCTTCTCCAGCATGAATGGTAACATCACTTGGGATCTCCTGGGAGAAAATCCTGTAAAAAGTTTTAAGACACCATCTTTAATATTTCTTCACCTAGTTTCCTTTTCAAGAAAATCCACCAAACAGTGAAGATATAACAGACATGATTTCCGCATTGTTTTAGAACAAACCCAGTAAACCAATTAGGAAGACATTTAGAAAAGAAGCAAACCATTCACTGGTTCTCTTCAGGGCAGTGGAAAGAAGCTCCTTCTTAGAAGACATGTGAACAGTGGTGGTTGCAGTCTCCTCCTGAACAAGATCCGCCATAGCCGATGAAACTGAGGCACCTCTTTTCATTGTCAACTCTCCATAATATAATGGATGATGAAGcaaggaagagaaaagaaagactGAGAGGCAATTCCTGTCTAAGGTTGTGGTACTGAAACAACTCCCATGAACATGTCATCCCCTgtactttttttgtttcttcttgacacttttttcaaactttcaataaGAAGTTCGACTGAGCTGTTATGCAGGAAGCCAgcaattaaaagaataaaggCTGAAACTGCAGCTCTCCTTTCTCTAATAACTGCATTATCCCACTTCAGCTACAATAACAATCATCAACGTTTCACCATTTGGTCAATCACCCAAAATTGGCCTCCTGCGTTTTGCTAAAGATGTCATATAAGTAGGGAAATGAATGGCAGTATGGGCATTATTACCAGAAACAGGGGTAAACAGTAGATTTTAGTGTGTGGTGAGGGGCTCATAGAGTTGTGTTGAAGGGATGAGATTAGTTCCATGCTTATTGGCGGCTAACGAGTATGACTTTCCACGTGGGAATTATTCTCACCCACAAAGT is a window from the Juglans regia cultivar Chandler chromosome 7, Walnut 2.0, whole genome shotgun sequence genome containing:
- the LOC109015888 gene encoding BTB/POZ domain-containing protein SR1IP1-like produces the protein MKRGASVSSAMADLVQEETATTTVHMSSKKELLSTALKRTSEWIFSQEIPSDVTIHAGEGSFSLHKFPLVSKCGYIRKLVSESSDAEHSVIELHKLPGGADAFELAAKFCYGINFEITTENIAALRCVAEYLEMTEDYAVGNLVGRTEAYLNEVTLTSLAGAVSVLHVSQNLLPIAERVKLVSRCIDAIAYIACKESQFCTSRRAEGVNEGIISSSVSHSKAILDWWAEDLTVLRIDIFHRVLIAMMARGFKQYALGPILMLYAQKSLRGLEIFGRGRKKIEPSQEHEKRVVLETIVSLLPREKKAMSLSFLSMLLRAAIFLETTVACRLDLEKRMGMQLGHAVLDDLLIPSYSFTGDTLFDVDTVQRILMNFLEYEIDGNRLIYNAEDEYVSPPPSDLERVVKLMENYLAEIATDRNLSVSRFIGLGELIPEQPRVTEDGIYRAIDIYLKAHPALGDLERKKVCSLMDCQKLSREACAHAAQNERLPVQTVVQVLYYEQQRLRDVMNGGGGLMDADSPTLPSKLNLYSTDIRPVSDELSSLRRENEGLKIELMKLKMKLKEIERSTHSSSVSSPMKNALPSADKPPLPRKSFISSVSKKLGRLSPFIRSDGATANIIGRMKPNKDRRHSIS